DNA from Elusimicrobiota bacterium:
GGTGGAGGTATGCGGCGCGCAGACCGACAGGGGACTGTCGCTGCAGCCCTGCATGGGGACTCCCGGCCCCAGGATCGAGGCGGAGACCGAGAGCAGGAAGGCCGCGAAGCTCAAGACGAGGGCCAAAGACGGGACGCTCTGCGCCCATGGGGCGAGGGCCTCAGCCGCCGGACGCTGCGCGGGCCGCGCAGACCGGCCCGCCAGGCTCCGGCGCAGGCCGGCCTTGAGCTCCGGCGGCGCGGCCAAGGCCGGCACGGCGCGCAGTCCCGCAAACAGCCGCCGCCAGGATTGAGCCTCGGCCGCGCAGCGGGCGCAATGCGACAGATGCGCCTCCACCCGGCGCTGTTCCCAGGCGACGAGCCGGCCTTGGACATGGAGATCGAACAGGTTCTTCACGCAGGCACAGATCATGGTTGTTCTCCCGGCTGTTCCTTGAGCCAGCCGCGCAAAAGCCGCCGGGCTCGGAACAGGCGCCCGGCCACGCTGCCCACCGGCCAATCGAGGATGTCCGCGGCCTCCTCGTAGCTGCGTCCCTCCACGTCCACCAGCACGACACAGGCCCTCAGGTCTTCCGGAAGTCGGGCCAGCCCCTGGGCGATCCGGGCCTGCGTCTCGCCGCGCAGCGCGGCGCTTTCCGGAGATTCCTCGGGAGAGGCTCTCCACTCGCCCGCGTCCGCGGCCTCGAGAGGCACTTCCCGACGGCGGCCCTGGCCGCGCCGCCGGTTGAGATAGACCCGGTACAGAAGACGATGCAGCCAGCCGCCGAAGTCGAAGGCCGGGTCGTAGCGTCCGGCCTTCTCCAGCGCGCGCAG
Protein-coding regions in this window:
- a CDS encoding zf-HC2 domain-containing protein yields the protein MICACVKNLFDLHVQGRLVAWEQRRVEAHLSHCARCAAEAQSWRRLFAGLRAVPALAAPPELKAGLRRSLAGRSARPAQRPAAEALAPWAQSVPSLALVLSFAAFLLSVSASILGPGVPMQGCSDSPLSVCAPHTSTVSVIRRSP
- a CDS encoding RNA polymerase sigma factor — its product is MPPQSRTNVDRLIEEHSDRAYAAAYRLTGNQTDAQDLVQEAFLRALEKAGRYDPAFDFGGWLHRLLYRVYLNRRRGQGRRREVPLEAADAGEWRASPEESPESAALRGETQARIAQGLARLPEDLRACVVLVDVEGRSYEEAADILDWPVGSVAGRLFRARRLLRGWLKEQPGEQP